A single region of the Nitrospirota bacterium genome encodes:
- the xerD gene encoding site-specific tyrosine recombinase XerD, producing MVDPVQRFINYLTVEKGLSQNTLEAYERDIRQFSAYLDKNGSSIARFSKKDIDSYLNHQNDSGKGSATRARHLASIRGLCKFMLMEGMITEDPVENRSTPKGWKRIPKVLGIEDVETLLSRPEGKYSLRDSAILEIFYSSGLRVSELVNIRIRDINFEAGFITIMGKGSKERVVPVNEYTLGTIKKYIEELRPEILNKRTSNFLFLRKGGMPMTRQRVFQLVKKYSKGLSCAVSPHTLRHCFASHLLDGGVDLRALQKMLGHTDISTTQIYTKVTPDRLRKIHKKYHPRS from the coding sequence ATGGTTGATCCTGTCCAAAGATTTATAAATTACCTGACGGTTGAAAAGGGGCTGTCGCAAAATACATTAGAGGCATACGAAAGAGATATCAGGCAATTTTCCGCCTATCTCGATAAGAACGGAAGCAGCATTGCAAGGTTCAGCAAAAAAGATATTGACTCTTATTTAAACCATCAGAACGATTCAGGCAAGGGATCGGCAACACGCGCAAGGCACTTAGCTTCGATCAGAGGCCTTTGCAAGTTCATGCTGATGGAGGGGATGATCACTGAAGACCCTGTTGAGAACCGCTCAACACCAAAAGGCTGGAAACGTATCCCTAAGGTTCTTGGCATAGAAGATGTCGAGACGCTGTTAAGCAGGCCTGAAGGTAAATATTCCCTAAGAGACAGCGCGATCCTTGAGATCTTTTATTCCTCAGGCCTTCGTGTAAGTGAATTGGTCAATATCAGGATCAGGGACATAAATTTCGAGGCAGGTTTCATCACAATCATGGGCAAAGGGTCCAAGGAAAGGGTCGTGCCGGTCAATGAATATACTCTCGGGACGATAAAAAAATATATCGAAGAGTTAAGGCCAGAGATCCTCAACAAAAGAACCAGCAATTTTCTGTTTCTCAGAAAAGGCGGTATGCCCATGACAAGACAGAGAGTCTTCCAGTTGGTAAAAAAGTATTCCAAGGGCCTCTCCTGCGCAGTGTCGCCGCATACGCTCAGGCACTGTTTTGCAAGCCATCTTCTTGATGGAGGAGTAGACCTCAGGGCTCTACAGAAGATGCTCGGCCACACTGACATCTCAACAACCCAGATATACACCAAGGTCACACCTGACCGCTTAAGAAAGATCCACAAAAAATATCA
- the mraZ gene encoding division/cell wall cluster transcriptional repressor MraZ, producing the protein MGKYYNTLDPKGRIIIPAPFREILSSAKNTKLIIANDAFDHCLCAYPVEEWGNLVNRVKDKPQTMDSVKYFMRRVVGSAVECELDKQGRIQIPSALRVDAGLSSEVVVMGQGSKIEIWEKNALEVVADPAKIDTKAFKEELSGLGI; encoded by the coding sequence TTGGGAAAATATTATAACACGCTGGATCCGAAGGGAAGGATAATCATCCCCGCGCCTTTTCGTGAGATCCTCTCGTCTGCCAAAAATACCAAGCTGATAATTGCAAACGATGCGTTCGACCACTGTCTCTGTGCTTATCCGGTGGAAGAGTGGGGCAATCTGGTAAACAGGGTAAAAGATAAACCGCAGACAATGGACTCGGTGAAGTACTTCATGCGCAGGGTCGTGGGCTCTGCCGTTGAGTGTGAACTTGACAAGCAGGGCAGGATACAGATCCCGTCTGCCTTGCGTGTAGATGCGGGGCTCAGCAGTGAAGTTGTTGTTATGGGACAGGGCAGCAAGATAGAGATATGGGAAAAGAATGCGCTTGAAGTGGTTGCCGACCCGGCGAAGATAGACACAAAGGCATTCAAGGAAGAGCTTTCAGGCCTTGGAATATAA
- the rsmH gene encoding 16S rRNA (cytosine(1402)-N(4))-methyltransferase RsmH, whose product MAITHVPVMPGEVLEALNIKDSGIYVDATVGLGGHAELILNNAKVGALIGIDRDEAAIESARERLKDFTNVYFAKESFSNIKAAVSSLGYGAVDGILLDIGVSTMQLKADGRGFSFMKDEPLDMRMDKSQKLSAKEVVNSYHEKDLADLIFVFGEERFSRRIAKAIVNERRKKRIETCSELAAIIENSLKGRGRIHPATKTFQALRIEVNKELDELSAGISSGADMLNPGGRLCVLSYHSLEDRIVKNAFKKLANDGIFHIITRKPLVASRQEIRSNPPSRSAKLRVAERI is encoded by the coding sequence ATGGCTATCACTCATGTCCCGGTCATGCCGGGGGAGGTTTTAGAGGCATTGAACATAAAAGATTCAGGAATATACGTGGATGCGACAGTCGGACTTGGCGGGCATGCCGAGTTGATTTTAAATAATGCAAAAGTGGGCGCTTTGATAGGGATCGACAGAGACGAGGCGGCGATTGAGTCAGCGAGGGAGAGGCTGAAGGACTTCACGAATGTTTACTTTGCAAAAGAGAGTTTTTCAAACATAAAGGCCGCGGTCAGCAGCCTTGGTTACGGGGCGGTTGACGGCATACTGCTTGATATCGGGGTCTCTACCATGCAGCTTAAGGCCGATGGCAGGGGCTTCAGCTTTATGAAAGATGAGCCTCTTGATATGAGAATGGACAAGAGCCAGAAACTTTCTGCCAAAGAGGTCGTCAACAGCTACCACGAAAAGGATCTGGCGGATTTGATCTTTGTTTTCGGAGAAGAGAGGTTCAGCAGAAGGATCGCAAAGGCGATAGTTAATGAGAGAAGGAAGAAGCGTATCGAGACCTGCAGTGAACTGGCTGCAATAATAGAAAATTCGCTCAAAGGCAGAGGCAGGATACACCCTGCCACAAAGACTTTTCAGGCTCTCAGGATCGAGGTAAATAAAGAGCTTGATGAGCTTTCAGCCGGAATAAGTTCAGGAGCGGATATGCTCAATCCCGGCGGAAGGCTCTGCGTTCTCTCCTATCATTCGCTTGAGGACAGGATCGTAAAGAACGCGTTCAAGAAACTGGCAAATGATGGCATATTCCATATCATCACAAGAAAACCTCTTGTCGCAAGCCGGCAGGAGATAAGATCAAACCCTCCATCAAGGAGTGCAAAACTCAGGGTAGCGGAGAGGATATGA